One genomic region from Agelaius phoeniceus isolate bAgePho1 chromosome 25, bAgePho1.hap1, whole genome shotgun sequence encodes:
- the TOMM6 gene encoding mitochondrial import receptor subunit TOM6 homolog has product MAAVAGAGAAGAAGAVAAPPRGIRAWLRSAFRFATDRNDFRRNLLLNLGLFAAGVWVARNLTDIDLMAPQPVP; this is encoded by the exons ATGGCGGCGGTGGCaggagcgggagcggcgggagcggccggggCGGtggcggccccgccgcggggcATCCGCGCCTGGCTGCGGAGCGCCTTCCGCTTCGCCACCGACCGCAACGACTTCCGCAG GAACCTGCTGCTGAACCTGGGGCTGTTTGCCGCCGGCGTCTGGGTGGCCCGGAACCTGACCGACATCGACCTGATGGCCCCGCAGCCCGTGCCGTAG
- the LOC129130301 gene encoding Fanconi anemia group E protein-like isoform X2, whose translation MEPRCPPWLPRCPRPCRLLLRSLCSGPAGAMAALRALQRSRPRDGAGLAFPWPALTAALCAEEPSLEGPEDALAVKPRLLLLPVLCQRNLFSLLLVVQDAVPRDCLHQLLQALEQRSRVDPWVQALGDLLQQGPRAQESSPHPTALSAACQQQLRGLCQKIAQKKPEGQRKLSWCFSKQAGAPDSLPEGGKCKEVSEESLELDSEREGKRLLLEEVAFEPQECGDVAEVEEEVPEEPSGDTSAQSTDKAAQDSSQQDAAGEPRRISQTELAAEVQSFVQVHGQGLKMLLLQESSHSELHTPSKLSILNTCTPSQLEGLCSFLQLSTCPEPSLVRFCSWLLPLSPALSHTSAAILAQQLFLRRVLALTQPPSRHLMAALTSFCSKYSHSLCRVLVAAVLQGPGEGAEQTKLLCELVEECLEPHSVQLVLSQVLEVPLSEKLLPVLQAVLGRQEVLSPELLDLLVLTLCQQAPAFATSLNFARLVTAVLTVYQSQVSPAHRSSLAAVLDRSTAVLKKSLQAVLEGAR comes from the exons ATGGAGCCGCGATGCCCGCCCTGGCTGCCGCGGTGTCCCCGGCCGTGCCGCCTCCTGCTGCGCTCCCTGTGCTCCGGCCCCGCGGGGGCCATGGCCGCGCTGCGGGCGCTGCAGCGGAGCCGGCCCCGGGACGGAGCGGGGCTGGCGTTCCCCTGGCCGGCTCTCACCGCAGCCCTGTGCGCCGAGGAGCCCTCGCTGGAGGGGCCAGAGGACGCCCTGGCTGT CAAGccacggctgctgctgctgcccgttTTGTGCCAGAGGAAcctcttctccctgctcctggtggTGCAGGATGCGGTGCCACGGGACTGCCTtcaccagctgctccaggccttGGAGCAGCGTTCCCGTGTGGATCCCTGGGTGCAGGCACTGGGGgatctgctccagcagggaccAAGGGCACAGGAGAGCTCCCCACATCCCACTGCCCTTTCTGCTGCGTGCCAGCAGCAGCTTAGGGGCCTGTGCCAGAAAATTGCCCAGAAGAAACCAGAGGGACAAAGAAAATTGAGCTGGTGCTTCAGCAAGCAGGCTGGTGCCCCTGACTCTCTGCCTGAAGGTGGGAAATGTAAAGAAGTGTCTGAGGAGAGCCTGGAGTTGGACAGtgagagagaggggaagaggTTGttgctggaggaggtggcattTGAGCCCCAGGAATGTGGAGATGTGGCAGAGGTGGAAGAGGAGGTGCCTGAGGAGCCTTCAGGGGACACATCTGCTCAGAGCACAGATaaggctgctcaggacagctcccagcaggatgcAGCTGGGGAGCCCAGGAGGATTTCCCagacagagctggcagcagaggtCCAGTCCTTTGTCCAG GTGCATGGACAGGggctgaaaatgctgctgctgcaggagtcCAGT CACTCCGAGCTGCACACCCCTTCCAAGCTGAGCATCCTGAACACCTGCACCCCCAGCCAG ctcgaggggctgtgctccttcctgcagctctccacgtgcccagagccctccctggtGCGTTtctgcagctggctgctgcctctgagccctgccctcAGCCACACCAGCGCAGccatcctggcacagcagctcttcctCAGGCGG GTCCTGGCCCTCACCCAGCCGCCTTCCCGACACCTCATGGCTGCCCTGACTTCGTTTTGCTCCAAGtattcccattccctgtgccgtgtgctggtggctgcagtgctgcaggggccAGGGGAAg GTGCTGAGCAGACCAAGCTGCTGTGTGAGCTGGTGGAGGAGTGCCTGGAGCCCCACTCTGTGCAGCTGGTGCTGAG TCAAGTCCTGGAGGTGCCTTTGTCAGAGAagctcctgccagtgctgcaggcCGTGCTGGGGCGGCAG GAGGTGCTGtcccctgagctcctggatCTGCTGGTCCTGACTCTGTGCCAGCAGGCTCCAGCCTTTGCCACGTCACTGAACTTTGCCAGGCTGGTGACAGCCGTGCTCACGGTGTACCAGAGCCAG GTCAGCCCAGCtcacaggagcagcctggctgctgtcctggACCGGAGCACTGCGGTGCTGAAGAaatccctgcaggctgtgctggaagggGCCAGGTGA
- the USP49 gene encoding ubiquitin carboxyl-terminal hydrolase 49, with amino-acid sequence MDRCKHVGRLRLAQDHSILNPQKWQCVDCHTTESLWACLKCSHVACGRYIEEHALRHFQESRHPLAMEVHELYVFCYLCQDYVLNDNPEGDLKLLRSSLSAIRGQRSGRTLRSTALAEDAWRRRSPQGQSQMLTALWHRRQALLARALRTWFHKSSRGQLKLKEKKQMEELEKKKEAARQRRREMKRQLLEELASTPPRKSARLLSHVHRESLIPRKFREVATASPTSRQVQSSRLKQFYSIRRQPLMTPGVTGLRNLGNTCYMNSILQVLSHLQKFRECFLTLDLCETEELLAQTVNGRARMPGKLANGAAAGEPGKPDKVQSSPAALNGASSISRSLELIQPKEPSSKHISLCHELHTLFRVMWSGRWALVSPFAMLHSVWSLIPAFRGYDQQDAQEFLCELLDKVQQELESEGSRRRILIPFSQRKLTKQVLKVVNTIFHGQLLSQVTCRTCNYKSNTVEPFWDLSLEFPERYHALEKGILPVPQAQCLLTEMLAKFTETEALEGRIYACDQCNSKRRKSSPKPLVLSEAKKQLLIYRLPQVLRLHLKRFRWSERNHREKIGVHVLFEQVLNMEPYCCRDSVPSLATDSCVYDLSAVVMHHGKGFGSGHYTAYCYNTEGGFWVHCNDSKLNVCSVEEVCKTQAYILFYTQRTLQDKAGIPEKQLQTQVFATQNQ; translated from the exons ATGGATAGATGCAAACATGTGGGGCGGCTACGACTCGCCCAGGACCACTCGATCCTGAACCCCCAGAAGTGGCAGTGCGTGGACTGCCACACCACCGAGTCCCTCTGGGCCTGCCTCAAGTGCTCGCACGTGGCCTGCGGGCGCTACATCGAGGAGCACGCCCTGAGGCACTTCCAGGAGAGCCGGCACCCCTTGGCCATGGAGGTGCACGAGCTCTACGTCTTCTGTTACCTCTGCCAGGATTATGTCCTCAATGACAACCCCGAGGGCGACCTGAAGCTGCTGAGGAGCTCCCTGTCGGCCATCAGGGGCCAGAGGAGCGGGAGGACGCTGCGCTCCACGGCGCTGGCCGAGGAcgcctggaggaggaggagcccccagggccagtCCCAGATGCTCACGGCGCTGTGGCACCGgcgccaggccctgctggcGAGGGCTCTGCGCACCTGGTTCCACAAGAGCTCCCGGGGACAGCTGaaattaaaggagaaaaaacaaatggaggagctggagaagaagaaggaggcggctcggcagcggcggcgggagatgaagaggcagctcctggaggagctggccaGCACTCCCCCCAGGAAGAGCGCCAGGCTGCTGTCCCACGtgcacagggagagcctgaTCCCAAGGAAGTTCAGGGAGGTGGCCACAGCTTCCCCTACCTCAAGGCAGGTGCAGAGCAGCCGATTGAAGCAGTTCTACTCCATCCGGAGGCAGCCCCTGATGACGCCCGGCGTGACGGGGCTGAGGAACCTGGGCAACACTTGTTACATGAACTCCATcctgcaggtgctcagccaCCTCCAGAAGTTCAGAGAATGTTTCTTGACTCTTGATCTCTGTGAAACAGAAGAACTTTTAGCTCAAACTGTGAATGGGAGGGCCAGGATGCCTGGCAAGCTGGCAAACGGGGCCGCTGCCGGCGAGCCAGGGAAGCCTGACAAGGTCCAGAGCTCCCCGGCCGCCTTGAACGGGGCCTCCTCCATCAGCCGCAGCTTGGAGCTGATCCAGCCCAAGGAGCCCAGCTCCAAGCACATCTCCCTGTGCCACGAGCTGCACACCCTGTTCAGGGTGATGTGGTCTGGCAGGTGGGCCCTGGTGTCCCCCTTTGCCATGCTGCACTCCGTGTGGAGCCTGATCCCCGCCTTCCGCGGCTACGACCAGCAGGACGCGCAGGAGTTCCTGTGCGAGCTCCTGGACaaggtgcagcaggagctggagtcTGAGGGCAGCAGGCGCAGGATCCTCATCCCCTTCTCGCAGAGGAAGCTCACCAAGCAGGTCCTCAAGGTGGTCAACACCATTTTCCACGGGCAGTTGCTCAGCCAG gtcACCTGCAGGACGTGCAACTACAAATCCAACACTGTGGAGCCCTTCTGGGACCTGTCCCTGGAGTTCCCAGAGCGCTACCACgccctggagaagggaatcCTGCCCGTGCCCCAGGCCCAGTGCCTGCTCACGGAGATGTTGGCCAAATTCACCGAGACTGAAGCCCTGGAGGGGAGGATCTACGCCTGTGACCAGTGCAACA gTAAACGGCGAAAATCTTCTCCCAAACCTCTTGTTCTGAGTGAAGCTAAAAAGCAGTTGCTGATCTACAGACTACCTCAGGTCCTCCGGCTGCACCTTAAACGCTTCAG GTGGTCTGAGCGCAATCACCGCGAGAAGATCGGGGTCCATGTCCTCTTTGAGCAGGTATTAAACATGGAACCTTACTGCTGCAGGGACTCTGTGCCCTCCCTTGCCACAGATTCCTGTGTCTATGACCTCTCAGCTGTGGTGATGCATCACGGGAAGGGCTTTGGCTCAGGACACTACACAGCCTATTGCTACAACACGGAGGGAG gtttttggGTGCACTGCAATGACTCCAAACTGAATGTATGTAGTGTGGAGGAGGTGTGCAAGACCCAGGCCTACATCCTCTTCTACACTCAGAGAACGCTGCAGGACAAAGCAGGAATCCCAGAAAAACAACTCCAAACTCAGGTGTTTGCCACCCAAAACCAGTGA
- the LOC129130301 gene encoding Fanconi anemia group E protein-like isoform X1 encodes MEPRCPPWLPRCPRPCRLLLRSLCSGPAGAMAALRALQRSRPRDGAGLAFPWPALTAALCAEEPSLEGPEDALAVKPRLLLLPVLCQRNLFSLLLVVQDAVPRDCLHQLLQALEQRSRVDPWVQALGDLLQQGPRAQESSPHPTALSAACQQQLRGLCQKIAQKKPEGQRKLSWCFSKQAGAPDSLPEGGKCKEVSEESLELDSEREGKRLLLEEVAFEPQECGDVAEVEEEVPEEPSGDTSAQSTDKAAQDSSQQDAAGEPRRISQTELAAEVQSFVQVHGQGLKMLLLQESSHSELHTPSKLSILNTCTPSQLEGLCSFLQLSTCPEPSLVRFCSWLLPLSPALSHTSAAILAQQLFLRRVLALTQPPSRHLMAALTSFCSKYSHSLCRVLVAAVLQGPGEGAEQTKLLCELVEECLEPHSVQLVLSQVLEVPLSEKLLPVLQAVLGRQEVLSPELLDLLVLTLCQQAPAFATSLNFARLVTAVLTVYQSQVSPAHRSSLAAVLDRSTAVLKKSLQAVLEGAR; translated from the exons ATGGAGCCGCGATGCCCGCCCTGGCTGCCGCGGTGTCCCCGGCCGTGCCGCCTCCTGCTGCGCTCCCTGTGCTCCGGCCCCGCGGGGGCCATGGCCGCGCTGCGGGCGCTGCAGCGGAGCCGGCCCCGGGACGGAGCGGGGCTGGCGTTCCCCTGGCCGGCTCTCACCGCAGCCCTGTGCGCCGAGGAGCCCTCGCTGGAGGGGCCAGAGGACGCCCTGGCTGT CAAGccacggctgctgctgctgcccgttTTGTGCCAGAGGAAcctcttctccctgctcctggtggTGCAGGATGCGGTGCCACGGGACTGCCTtcaccagctgctccaggccttGGAGCAGCGTTCCCGTGTGGATCCCTGGGTGCAGGCACTGGGGgatctgctccagcagggaccAAGGGCACAGGAGAGCTCCCCACATCCCACTGCCCTTTCTGCTGCGTGCCAGCAGCAGCTTAGGGGCCTGTGCCAGAAAATTGCCCAGAAGAAACCAGAGGGACAAAGAAAATTGAGCTGGTGCTTCAGCAAGCAGGCTGGTGCCCCTGACTCTCTGCCTGAAGGTGGGAAATGTAAAGAAGTGTCTGAGGAGAGCCTGGAGTTGGACAGtgagagagaggggaagaggTTGttgctggaggaggtggcattTGAGCCCCAGGAATGTGGAGATGTGGCAGAGGTGGAAGAGGAGGTGCCTGAGGAGCCTTCAGGGGACACATCTGCTCAGAGCACAGATaaggctgctcaggacagctcccagcaggatgcAGCTGGGGAGCCCAGGAGGATTTCCCagacagagctggcagcagaggtCCAGTCCTTTGTCCAG GTGCATGGACAGGggctgaaaatgctgctgctgcaggagtcCAGT CACTCCGAGCTGCACACCCCTTCCAAGCTGAGCATCCTGAACACCTGCACCCCCAGCCAG ctcgaggggctgtgctccttcctgcagctctccacgtgcccagagccctccctggtGCGTTtctgcagctggctgctgcctctgagccctgccctcAGCCACACCAGCGCAGccatcctggcacagcagctcttcctCAGGCGG GTCCTGGCCCTCACCCAGCCGCCTTCCCGACACCTCATGGCTGCCCTGACTTCGTTTTGCTCCAAGtattcccattccctgtgccgtgtgctggtggctgcagtgctgcaggggccAGGGGAAg GTGCTGAGCAGACCAAGCTGCTGTGTGAGCTGGTGGAGGAGTGCCTGGAGCCCCACTCTGTGCAGCTGGTGCTGAG TCAAGTCCTGGAGGTGCCTTTGTCAGAGAagctcctgccagtgctgcaggcCGTGCTGGGGCGGCAG GAGGTGCTGtcccctgagctcctggatCTGCTGGTCCTGACTCTGTGCCAGCAGGCTCCAGCCTTTGCCACGTCACTGAACTTTGCCAGGCTGGTGACAGCCGTGCTCACGGTGTACCAGAGCCAG GTCAGCCCAGCtcacaggagcagcctggctgctgtcctggACCGGAGCACTGCGGTGCTGAAGAaatccctgcaggctgtgctggaagggGCCAG GTGA